The genomic window TACGCACAGGTCCCATAGCTTCAAGGTCATCTGCCAGCATTTCAGCGGCACGTTTGGACATATTAGCCATAATTTTTTCTTTCAGCACATCATCTGCGCCTTTAATTGCTTTCATCAACGCATCTTGTTGTACTTCACGTAATATCGCTTGAATACCACGGTCGTCTACATCGGCAAGGTTTTCGAAAACAAACATCAAGTCTTGAATTTGTTGACTCATCTCTTCGTCATGTTCACGAATTGAATCCATTAGCATACCTTCAACATTGGTATCCAAATAGTTCATAATGTCAGCTGCTGCTTTTAAACCGCCCATTTTAGCGGCTTGTGCACCTGCTTGACCGGCAAACTGTTTTTCCATAATTTCATTAAGTTCTTGTAATGCTGCCGGTTGAACTTCTTCAAGGTTGGCAATACGCATCATTAAATCTAAACGCACTTTTTCGGCAAACTGGCTCATAATTTCAGCCGATTGATCAGGGTCTAAATAGGAAAGTACAATGGTTTGAATTTGAGGATGCTCGTTACGAATAATATTGGCTACTTGTTTTGAGTCCATCCATTTCAATGAATCTAAACCTTTTGCGCCGCCTCCCATGACAATTTGATCAATTAAATTACCGGCTTTGTCTTCACCTAATGCTGCAGTTAATGCCTTGCGAACGAATTCTTCACTTTGGAAGCCAATGGTACTGAAGTTTTGTATTTCATGGATAAAGAGCTTATGAACAGCGGTAATTTTTTCTTGGGTGAAATCTTCCATAGCAGCCATAACCATGCCCACTTGTTGAACCTGCTTAGGCTCTAAGTGTTTTAATATTTGCGCGGCATCTTCTTCAGATAAACTTAGTAATAATATCGCAGCTTTCTCTGCACCATCAAGTTTGTCAACGTCAAAACCCTTAGGTGCAGGGGCTAACTCTTGCATTTCATCACTCATCTTCGTTCAACCAACTTTTAACCACTTGAGAGGAAAGTTCAGGCTCATTAGCAACAAGCGCTCGAACAGCTTTTAGTATATCTTCATCGCGATGTAAATCAGGTAATTGTAAACTACCATCAGGTGCAAAACCTACTGCCGCCGCATCAAAATCTGATGTTAGCATATCCATGGTTTCATCACCCAAATCAATGTGGCTATCGAGTGATTTATCACCGTAGTCATCAGGTGTTTGATCAGGGTTAATAAGACGTTTAAGCATAGGTTTAACAACGGCAAGTATCAATACAATAATCACTAATGCGCCCATGCCTAATTTGAAAAACTTTAATATGTCGGCATTCTCATAGAAAGGAACTTTAGGAGCATCCTCAATAATTTGACGAGAGAATGGCAAGGTAACAACTTCTAATACATCACCACGTTGTAAATTAAAACCAATACTCCCTTGTAATAAGCGACGAATATTTGACATTTCTTCAACAGATCTCGGTGAATCGGTAATCGCGCCTTCAGCATCAGCAGTTGCCAAGTAATCAAGTGCAACAGAAACGCTTACTCGACGAACGACACCTGCTTGTTGTTTGGTATGGCTGATAGCTTCGTCTAATTCATAATTTTTTGTTGATTCAAGGTGTTTACGACCAGGCATTGATCTTTGTTGTGCACCACCATTCGCATTTTCTGGAATATTTGAATCCAGTGGTGGCTGATTGCTTAACGCTCCAGGAATACCACCAAGTAAACCGCCAATCGTGTTGTCTTCGACTTTCATTTCACTGCGCAGTGCCGGTAAATCTGAATTATAACGACGCTGCATTTCTTCACTTGAGGTGAAATCCATAGTCACATTAACTTGTGCGGTGTAGTTCCCTAAGCCAACAACAGGGATGAGTATGCTGTCTATTTTGTTTAAATATTCATTTTCTCTTTTTTTCTCCATTTCAAACTCTTTGCGTGAGCGAGAAGAAACAGAGGTTTGTGAGCCTGAATTAAGTAAACGACCATTTTGATCTGTCACTGTAACTCGGTTAGGCTCCATTCCCTGAACGGCAGAAGCAATAATATCAACAACAGAGTCAACTTCTTCTTCAGATAACATCCGCCCTTTACGCATAGTTAGTACCACAGTGCCAGATGCGCTGCGGGTGCGTTTAGCAAAAATATTTTCGCGGGGTATCGCCAGTAAGACTTTTGCTCTAGAGATAGCTTGCAGTTCTTCAATGGTGCGAGCCAATTGCTGCTCACGAGAAAACTTAAGACGTTCTGTTTCAAGGCGCTGGCTGACACCAAAACCCATATCTTGCATAATAATTTCACTACCTTCTGTTGGTTCATCAGATAAACCTTCACGAGCGAGTAAAATTTTAATTTCTTGATATTGATCACTTTGTACTGAAATAGTGTTGTTTGCTTGACGATAATCCACTTGGTTAGCGTCTAGAAAGTCCATTGTTTTGATTAATTGTTCGGTAGGTTGTTTGGCAAGAAATCTATATTCGGCTTGATTTGCCCACATAATAACAAAAACAGCGATAGCTAAACATATTGCTAATGCCATAATTAAGGTGACTTGGCGTAATAAATCGACATTACCCATAGCAGAAGCAAAGCCTGATTTTTGCTCATCAGCCATATTATCAGCACCATCACTTGCCATTAACCCGGTGCCGCCATCGGCAGCAACCATTGAATTATTATCAGTATCAGCCACTTAATTTCTCCACTACCACTTGATTTTATTACGAAATACTATCTATTTTATACTAAGGTATTGTTAAACTGGCATATTCATTATTTCTTTATATGCTTCAACAAACTTATTACGTACTTGTACGGTGGCATCAAAAGCAATACCAGCTTTAGCGGAAGCAACCATGGTATCAGCGAGCGTAACGCTTCGGTCGCCCATTTCAAAAGCTATTTTCTTTGCTCCAGACTCTTTTTGAATATCATTGACATTATTCACCGCATCTTTAAGCATATCGCCAAAATTACTGGTCGACTTATTCAGCGCTGGAATAGCGCTGTCTCCCATACCAAGGTTATTGCCCATTTTTTCAAATGAAGCCCCCTGCAACGAAGAGTTTCCAAGCGACATACTTTGCATTTGTGCGTATAAAGAATTGGTATCGATATTCATGAGCTACTCACTTGTGTCAATTTTTTGCTACTAAGCCTATAAATAACGGTTTAAGTAACGATATAACGATGATATTGCAAGCATGGTGCCAGTATGAGAATTAAAGAATTATCGAGGTTATGGAAGGTTTAATGAGTGAAAACTGCAAATAACAGTAAAGCCAATATTTTAAATGAAAATATTGGCTTTATAGGAATATTACCCTTTTTAGCTATTGTTAGGCTGGTATTTGAATGCCCGAATCACGCATTCTTGCTATTTTATAGCGAAGCGTTCTAGGGCTAATGCCTAATCGTTCAGCAACATCTTTACGGCTACCTTGGCAAGCGGTGAGGGTATCAAGAATAATTTGATGCTCTTGTACTTTTAATTCATTACCAAGCATGTCTTCGCTATTATTTTCTAACGCCACATCAGTAATAATTTCACTGTCGAAATTTTCAATTAACAAGTCACCGGCATTAATAATCTGGTCGCTATGCAAAATAATGGCTCGTTGAATAACATTGTCTAATTCACGAACATTGCCTGGCCAATCGTAACTCGTCAGTTTATTTCTCGCCGAAGCGGTTAGTTCTGGAATAGCCATGTTATTCGCTAACGATGCTTGAGTAATTAAATGTTTGGCTAATGGCACAATATCATCTCTGCGTTTATTTAATGCTAACCAAGTTAATGGAAAGACATTTAAACGGTAGTAGAGATCTTCACGGAAGATACCATCTTTTACAGCAACTCTTAAATCACGGTTGCTGGTTGCGATAACACGAACATCAAGCTTAATTGTTTTACGACCTCCTAAGCGTTCAACTTCTCGCTCTTGTAAGACCCGTAAAATTTTTGCTTGTAAGCCAAGATCCATTTCAGTGATCTCGTCTAATAAAATAGTACCGCCCTGTGCTTGTTCAAATTTACCTGGGCACGCTTGAATGGCTCCGGTAAAGGCACCTTTTTCATAACCAAATAAAGTCGCTTCCAGCATATTCTCTGGAATTGCAGCACAGTTTATAGCAACAAAGGGCTTATCACTTCGGTTCGAATGGTAATGAACGTATTGTGCTAATACTTCCTTGCCAGAGCCACTGGGGCCGAGCACCATAACAGAAGCATCTGTGGTCGCGACTTTCTTTGCTAACGCTAATAGTTCAATACTTTGTGCGTCAGCAACCACAGGTTCATGCCGACTAGTCACATTCAATGGCACATATTGGTTAACCATATTGAGCAGCACTTCTGGCGCAAAAGGTTTTGCCATATAATTACAGGCGCCATCACGCATCGCTTGAACAGCATCATGAATCGTACCATATGCCGTCATTATCAGCACAGGTAAATTTGGCCAATTTCTTTTAATACTATTGAGTAGTGTTAAGCCCGACATACCATCCATTTGCACGTCACTAACGACGAGATCAACACTTTGTTCTTTAAGCGTGAGTAAAGCATCTTCACCTGATTGAGCTTCAATACATTGATAACCTGATAACTTTAAAGTATCCATCAGGGCTTCACGTAATCCTGCATCATCTTCAACAACTAATATTTTACTTTGACTCATTAGTGTTCTCCCCGTTAACATTGTTTGTGTCTAAAATAGGTAAGTGAATACAAAAGTGCGCGCCCTCTCCTGGCTTACTCACTAAGCGAACATCGCCTTGATGAGCCTTAGCAACTGACTTTACCACCGCTAAACCTAAGCCGGTTCCCTGTGCCCTTGATGTATAAAAAGGTTCAAAAATTTTATTGGCAAGCTCTTCACTAATACCTTGACCATTATCTTGTACACTAATATAAGCGTATTCATTTTGGCAGTAGGTGGTAATGGAAATCTCCGCACCCTGCTTAATAACTTGTAAACTGTTGTGAATTAAGTTTTCAATAGCACCGCTTAACGCACGTTTATTACCTAAGATTTGGCAATCGTCATCACAAAGTTTAATGTTTACTTTCGCTTTGGCCTGAACAATTAATGCTTCTACGGCGTTAACTGAATGGGTAATCAATTTATTAATTGAAAGTGGTTCAACAACTTTTTGCTTGCCACTTTTTGAAAACAACAACATATCGTTTACTTGTTGTTCTAGGTCGTGCAAGCGCGCCATTAATTTGTCTTGAAAGCTAGTTCGATCGTCTGAAGAAAGCTTTTTATTTTTTAAATTTGCGCCATATAACATAGCAGCAGAAAGCGGTGTGCGAATTTGATGAGCAAGCTTTGAAACCAAATGACCTAATGACGATAAACGCTGCATATGGCTAAGCTTATCTTGTAATAAACGCGTTTCGGTCAAATCAGTGATCATAATTAACTGGCCAGGTTGATCACCTAGAGCAGTAATTTCTAATTTAACTCGGCGGCCGTCTTTCAATGACACTTCATGCCAATCGTCGGCACGAGGTTTAAAGGAGCGTTTAATAACATCAAACCAAGCTTGACCAAGAATCGGTTCATCAAGTAACAAACTAGCAATTTTATTGGTTTTAATAACAATACCGTTACCATCAAGCATTATCATCCCGGTCGGCATAACATCAATAATTTGCTCGAGTTGATTAGACTTTTGACGAAGTAACGATAGCTCGCCACGGTATGCTTCACTTTCTAACGTATCGCTATGGGCAAATGACTGCGGAGTAAAAGCAAACTTAGCTTTATGAAACAGATTATCGTCCACACAATGAATGGGTGTAGACAATTTAGAAGATGCTGATGAATGTGAAACTGCAACGGCCATATACTTTACTCAATTTAGAAATACCAACTGAATAAAGCATTAACTATGCCAAAGAGGTTTTTTATTAATTTACATGATGTTAGAAGCTATTTTTAGAACAATTCTTGCCGTCAAAGATTTGGCTTTACTGTCTAAAAACATTCAATTCAACCAAAGATAAAGACGCTAACCCTCGCGATACTTTCCAGTACAACAGCTGGTGTAATAACGGATATAACAATCAATACATTTGGTTAACGTAGGATATTAGTTAATGTTTTTTTGTAAGTTATACTTACGCATTTTTTCAACTAATGTGGTTCGACGCATCCCTAATAATTCTGCCGAGCGTGCAACAACCCAATCATTTTTATCAAGTGCTTGGTTTATCATCGACACTTCAAGGTCCGCTAAGTATTCTTTTAAATTCAAGCCATCGTTTGGCAAAACATCAACCACAGATGCTTCATCTGGTTGGTCATCAAAACTGCTGGTATCTTCTTCGTCATCATAATCAAAGCCAGAAAATAGCTCATTTATCGCATCACGTTCTTGCAACTCATCAGGGTATTCAGGTTGATACTCTTCAACATCAATATGACGATACTTTGCCGGTAATTCACTGACATTAACCACTTGCTCAGCAAACATAATGATCATACGTTCAATTAAGTTAGATAATTCTCGAACATTACCTGCCCAAGCATGTAATTTTAAAGATTCAATCGCTTGCTCAGTAAAACGAACACCTTGTCCTTGCTCGGCTTCAAAACGAGAAATAAGTTCTTTAATCAGTAATGGAATATCTTCTTTTCTATCACGTAATGCCGGTGTTTCAATAGGAAAAACATTAAGACGATAGAATAAATCTTCGCGGAATGTGCCCGCGGTGATCATATCTTCTAAGTGCTGATGGGTTGCAGCAATAATACGCACATTGGTTTTAATACTCTTAGCGCCACCGACACGCTCAAAAGTACGTTCTTGCAGAACACGAAGTAGCTTCACTTGCATGGGTTGCGGCATATCACCTATTTCATCAAGAAATAATGTGCCACCCTCAGCCATTTCAAAACGCCCTTTACGGGTAGAAATAGCACCCGTAAAGGCACCTTTTTCATGACCAAATAATTCACTTTCCAATAATTCACCGGGTATAGCGCCACAGTTAACTGGAACAAAAGGCCCCTTAGCGCGGTCAGATAAATTATGAATATTACGTGCTACAACTTCTTTACCCGTACCTGACTCACCTAAAACCAAGACACTGGCTTGCGTACAAGCCACTTGTTCAATTAAAAAGCGCACTTGTAACATAGGTTCACTGGCGCCCACCAAAGAGCGGAATAACAAATTAGGACCGTTGTGATTTCGCTTGGAGGGTAATTGGTTATGGTATTGATGACAGTGATGTACTTGCTCGGTAAGCTGAGCATAATTTAAAGGCACAGCTAAACTGCCTAAAACATTAACAGCACCACTTAATAAAGTCGCGTCGAGTACATCATGGAGGATAAAAGGTGTTTCAGGGTGTTTTTTAACAAAATCGACCAGTAAATCACTGACCTTGCCACACAAAACAACCGTAAGAATATTATCAGTGTCTTTAAAATACTGCTCAATATCATCTTCAGGACACACATAAAAATGTTCACCGACAAATGATAATACGGTCGCTATTTGATCGCGTCTGGCAATGTCGTTATCAACGACAAGTACATGTTTTTGACCCTGCATATATCTAAAAAAACCATATTTTTGTTATCTATAATTTTATTCTAGCGAGATATAGTAAATAAGCAACAATAAATTGACACTACAACGCCATAAAATTGACTTAAATAGTATGATATTTATTGTCGTTAACCGATAAAGCAAGTCCAAAAAAGTGATTCTATCTAAATGATAAATCACGCTATCTTCATATAAAGGTAAAAAGGTCTAAAGATAAATAAAAATTTGCCGATAAATTTTCTAGGATAATTTTTTTATAGCAGAGCCCCATGGTTAGCATAAATACCAATGTAACTAGTTTGTTTTTGCAACGTCAACTCACCGATAACACTAATAAGTTATCGGTAACCTTTGCTCGACTGTCATCTGGTATGCGCATTAATTCAGCAGCAGATGATGCCGCCGGTTTACAAATATCAAATAGATTAACTTCACAAGTTAATGGTCTGGCTGTAGCACAGCGCAATGCTAACGACGGTATTTCAATTGCTCAAACGGCTGAGGGTGCTTTAAACGAATCGACCAATATTCTCTTTAGAATGCGTGACCTTTCACTACAAGCGAGTAATGGATCATTATCTACAGACGATAAGGGCGCTCTAAATAAAGAATCAGAGCAATTAAAGCTAGAATTAGACAGAATTAATAGTACCACCTCTTTTGGGGGTGATAATATTTTTGAGCAAACGGATCAAGTTGCTTCAGGTGGAGGAACTGAAGCTGAGCGAAATATTCTTCAAATTCTTCAAAGTGGTGTTTTAGCTGAATCTGAAGACATCATTCAAGATGTATTAGGCTTAACAGGCGATGGGGCTAAATTTAAAATAGACCTAGAATTTGACGCTGTTGGCGGCGTATTAGCTTCAGTTGCCTATGCTAGTGGCACTGGCGCCAATTTAACTATGACTATAGATTTAGCTGATTTCTCTTCACTTGATGCTGATAAAACAAAACTTTTAAAATCAACATTGTTACATGAAGTGGTTCATGCCGTTATGGCAAATCAAATGGACTTATCTAACACACCTACTTGGTTTGTAGAGGGTACCGCTGAAGCTGTTAGTGGTGCTGATTCCAGAGTCGCTGCCGATATATCAAACCTAGGCGTTCCTGCAATAAAATCACAGTTAAACTCAATATTTTCCAATAATAGTGCTCCACTTTCAACGCCAACTGAAGTGGCAGGGGTTTATTCTGGCGGCTATATTGCTATGCGTTACCTCGAAAATCAGATTGGCAGTACGGGCATAAAATCTTTTATGGGCGCACTTGCAGGCGGACAAACATTTGATGCTGCTTTAAATTCTACCACGAGCTATGCAAATACTGAGGCGTTAAGGTCTGAAATTATGGCGGGCACTACTTTTGAAGATTTTATTACCAGTGATATAAATACGGGCAATGCTGACAACGGCGCTTTTGGTGGTTTAGATGCTTCGGGTGGACCAAGCAGAGCAGAAACTATCGTCGGCGCAAACGGTGCTCCGACAACGGCAAATTTCAGTGCTTTTTTTGTAAGTGGAGATGACGATAATAATGCTGGTGATTATGGCGCTGGTGTTAACTGGGATAGTCATGCTTTCGACGAAGTCGCTTTAGCAAATTATAGTACGGCATTTACATTAGCGGGTTCAAAAACTGACTTTCAAATTGGTGCAGATGCTAACCAAACCATAGATTTAGAAATTGCCGGCTTTTCCAGTAAAAATATGGGACTTGCTAATGTAGACCTTATTGAAGATTCCCAATCAGCAATCAAAAAAATTGATGATGCACTTAATTATATAGGGCAACAGCGTTCAGGTTTAGGTGCTTTTATGAACAGATTAGAGTACACCATTTCAAATCTAAGCAATATTAGTGAAAACGTTTCTGCAAGTCGTTCTCGAATACAAGATACCGATTTTGCCACAGAAACAGCGCAATTAACCTCTTTACAAATTAAGCAACAAGCAACAACCGCGTTACTCGCACAGAGCAACATAGCTGCAGAGTCTATATTAAAATTACTCGGCTAAAGCGAGTGTCAAAATTTTGCCATCTGCTTACGCTAAATATATTTATTTTTATAATTATCACGGTTAGCACTATTATCTAAAAGTCATAAATTACATTTAACTTCAATCACTTAGTGAAATAAATAATATTAATAAAATCAATCAAAATATTTGGCATAAAAAAAGCATAGTTGGTATTAATAACCATATTTTACATAATAGGAAATCAGATGTTGATCATAAATGGCACGGCTGAATTAATGCATGATAATAAAGAGTTTACTAAAGGGACCCGTCACGAGTTCAATATGTTTTCAAAAGAAATGCCTTTTGAACAACAAATCAGTCAAATAGAAGAGTATTTAGTCACTCGCGGTTGGGATAATATTGAGGTAATAAGCAACGGTGTCTTAAATAACAAAGAAGATATAACTCATGATGTGTTACTGCAGGCTTATCAAAAAGCACAAAATGAAGGCTTTGCGGTAACTGTAAATAACCAACCTTTAGTTTAAGTTAGCTAACTTAAAAGTTAACGTCTAAAGCTATTGTTTCAATTCTACAAGTTTTCTATACTGAAGGTATAGCTAACGAGGAGGTGTCTATGACACATACATCACTTAAAAAGTATCAACAAACCAATAAAAGCACTGCTCAGCAGGCATCACCTTATCAATTAGTTGCTATGCTATTTCAAAAATTATTAGGTAATATCGCTACTGCTAAAGGCGCAATTTCACAAAACAATTTTGAAAAAAAAGGCACTGAGCTATCAAACGCTATCGCTATTATTGGTGTTTTAGAGGGCTCTCTTGATTTTAAACAAGGTGGTGAAGTTTCAGAAAACTTAGCTTCACTTTATAAATATTGTTCAGAACAGTTATTAGTTGCTAGCAGTAATAATGACCCTGACAAGCTAGAGGAGGTTATCCAAATATTATTACCTATAAAGTCTGGTTGGGACTCCATTCCTCTAGAAAGCCAGGGTAAGGTTAGTTTTTAGTGCCAAATAACACAAAAACAGCCATTAAACAGATAAACGATGTATCGCGACAGTTATTGTCGCGCATACAGTCAGTGCAAAAAAACAGTCAGAATACTCACGATTTAGCTGAAACTTCTGAAGAAGAAAATTCAAAAGAAATCAGTCAACTACCTGAGTTAATGTCCCAAAGAAAAGAATTAATCACTCACTTATTTAGTCATTTTTCATCTATCGATATATCATCAGAGGAAGCCCTAATAATTGAGATGACCAGTCTTGACAATGAATTAACTAGCCAATCAAAAGCCTGTAAAAATATAATCACTGAGCAAATAATTAAACTCAAGAATAGTACAAAAATCATTAAATCCTATAAAAAGTATTAGCACCTACTCCGAGTAATCGTTTTCCTCTTTTCTCAACTTGTGACCTATTAAGCTCATTCAAAGCCCCCCATTATAAATGAGTAAACCAATACATCTGTTTTTTTTGTTCAACCTTCTATTTTACACCCTATACTGAGGATATTGGCAAGCTAATTAGAACGATGCAGGGGTGCTGTTATGTCAGTTAAAAATCAGTTGACCGCAAGTAGTGGTATAGCGCGTAGTCTTGATTCTAAATCTGCATCTATAACGAAAGACATGCCATTAAAACCTAATTTAGGAGTATTTGCTTCTGATGTTGTTGAAATATCAACGCTTGGTATTGAAAAAACAAAAGGAAATTCAAGTTGAAGCAACTAGAAAAAAATTGAAAAAATTGCAATTGAGGTGATTAGGAGCAGCTCAACCATAGGCAGAGCTCATTCAGTGGGGAATTTATCAAACAACCAAGCCACTAGTCTTTATTTATTCTTTCGTACCACACCCGGCATGTTATCTAATTGAGCCATCAAGTAAGAGCTAGTAGAGTTCAAACCGGCAACGATTAAATCCATTGCATTATACTGGGCATATAAACGTGCCTCTAGTGACTCAATTCTACGTCCAAACGCTAAACGGTCATCATCTATTCTCTCTAACTGGCTGGTTCCACTGTCAATACGATTTTGAATAATGCCGTCTGTATCAGTATAAAACGCTGTAAGACTTTTAAGTGAACTGGCAAAACCATCAGTTGAGTCAGAGCCGACAAAAAATTGTTCTACCCCAGCAACATCACTTTCAATGAATTCATTCAAATCTTCAGAATCTAAAGTCAACACACCATAACGGTCACTACGCACACCAAGTTCAGATAAAGAAATGCTATTACCATTACCTGTATCAAAGCTTTTACTCAGCTCTTGGCGTAATTTCCCCATAACACCACGTAATAATGAATCACCCGCTAATGGGCCAGTACCACCTTCTCCTGCGGCACCTAGTTGTTTGCTTAGTTTCTGTAATTCATTATAACTTTCAACAAATTTTTCAACACCAGACTGAATATTAGCATTATTAGCACTAAAACTAATTTTGCTTATATCATCATCAACGTCATGCATTTTTTTTGCCGTGATATCAACACCGTCAATAACATTTTTAAATTCGTTCGTACTACTAGAAACAACCAAAGTACCATCAACGGTAATTTGCGCATCTACAGCTTTGTCAATCTCTGCTAAATTTGTAATATGATTTAGCGGATCGACATCTGAAACATCATAAGCAAGACGAGACAAACCGAGATTATCAGTGTCATTACCATCACTAAGATCACTAACGGTAGTAGTAATAGCATTAGCAACACCCGTTTCTTTACTAGTCATAATAAGGTGCTGACCCAAATCATCGGTGACTATGGTGGCAATAACAGAATCGTTATCAACACTGTCATTAATAGCATCTCGAATATCACTTAAGGTATCGGTTGCTGAAACGGCAATATCAAAATTACTGGTTGCTACAGCAATATTTAACGTACCTTCGCCAACAGCTTCAGTGTCACCAATAGCGCCAGACATTAACTTGTGTGATTGCGCTAAGGCATCCACTTTAACTGAATAGTTACCAATCTGAGCATCTTTACTAGCCGTTAAGTTAACAAAGCTATCTGCACCACTGGCTCTACGCAATTGATAATTATCAGCGTCAGCCAAATCAGCAATAGAGTTAGTAACACTTTCTAATGCCGATTTAAGTGCACCAATAGCAGAGATATCAGTGGTAATCGCTGATTGCTGTTTGTTAGATCGAGAAACATAAGGAGCGGTTTCAGCACCAACAATAGCTTCAACAATTTCGCTAACCTGTAAACCAGAACCTATCCCTGTAAACGTTAAATTAGGCATAAGACCCCCTTAATATTTCATATGTGAAATTAAGTCTAATATCGAGACCAGACAAGTTACAAACAATTATACCTTAGCATCAATAAAACCGCCTACTGAATCAGACAGCTTAGCTACTAAAGTTAATACTTCTTCTGAAGGGTATTGTTTAACTAAGTCACCACTACTTTTATCAATAACTTTAATCACATCGCGTCCTGAATCTTTATCAACAGAAAACTCTAAGCCACGATTCATTTCTCCAACAAAGTCCTGCAATTGCTGAGCCACTTTCTCGAGTTGTTGTGGTGTTAATTGCTCTTCACTAACTTGTTCCGCTTGTTCCGCTTGTTCGCTAACAACAATGGCAGAATTCTTATCACTTACTATGAGTTTATTATCTTTAGTATTACCGGTAACTTCTATCGATTCGCTAGGCTTTCTAAACTCAGGAGTTAAGTTAGCCAAACTAACGTCTGTACTACTGTCTATTACACTCATTATAGACTCCTTATGTTATTTCAACAGCTGTTTCAGACTAATGAATATCCTTGTCTAAACATAAAATAACTACGATTAATTAAACACAAAAAGGAAGAGGTATAATTGCCCCTTCCTTTTTCACATTTTAGGCTGGACCTAAACCTTAATGACTGCGAGCTTAACCGATTAAACTTAGTGCTGCTTGTGGTAACTGGTTAGCCTGAGCCAAAATTGACGTACCTGCTTGTTGCAAGATTTGGTTCTTAGTCATATTAGCTGTTTCTACTGCAAAGTCAGTATCTTGAATACGGCTACGTGACGCTGATACATTCTCTTGGATGTTAGATAAGTTACTAATCGTATGACCAAAACGGTTTTGTACCGCACCTAAATCAGCACGTTGTGAATCTATTTGAGACAAAGCACCATCAATAACAGCTAATGCATCTTGAGACTTACTCGCCGTTGTTAAATCAACCGTTGATATTTTATCTAAAGCTGAGGTGCCTGACACACCCATAGTCGCCTGTGAAACAGTTACTGAAAAAGCATCTTCAGAAGTAAGCTTAATTGCGCCAGTTATACGCGCTGTATCTGAAACTGCACCAGCTGTTACTGTGATGGCTGCATTAGTATCACCGTCTGCATCAACAGCCTCTAAGCTTAC from Colwellia sp. PAMC 20917 includes these protein-coding regions:
- a CDS encoding flagellar protein FlaG, producing MSVIDSSTDVSLANLTPEFRKPSESIEVTGNTKDNKLIVSDKNSAIVVSEQAEQAEQVSEEQLTPQQLEKVAQQLQDFVGEMNRGLEFSVDKDSGRDVIKVIDKSSGDLVKQYPSEEVLTLVAKLSDSVGGFIDAKV
- the fliS gene encoding flagellar export chaperone FliS — translated: MTHTSLKKYQQTNKSTAQQASPYQLVAMLFQKLLGNIATAKGAISQNNFEKKGTELSNAIAIIGVLEGSLDFKQGGEVSENLASLYKYCSEQLLVASSNNDPDKLEEVIQILLPIKSGWDSIPLESQGKVSF
- a CDS encoding flagellinolysin, which gives rise to MVSINTNVTSLFLQRQLTDNTNKLSVTFARLSSGMRINSAADDAAGLQISNRLTSQVNGLAVAQRNANDGISIAQTAEGALNESTNILFRMRDLSLQASNGSLSTDDKGALNKESEQLKLELDRINSTTSFGGDNIFEQTDQVASGGGTEAERNILQILQSGVLAESEDIIQDVLGLTGDGAKFKIDLEFDAVGGVLASVAYASGTGANLTMTIDLADFSSLDADKTKLLKSTLLHEVVHAVMANQMDLSNTPTWFVEGTAEAVSGADSRVAADISNLGVPAIKSQLNSIFSNNSAPLSTPTEVAGVYSGGYIAMRYLENQIGSTGIKSFMGALAGGQTFDAALNSTTSYANTEALRSEIMAGTTFEDFITSDINTGNADNGAFGGLDASGGPSRAETIVGANGAPTTANFSAFFVSGDDDNNAGDYGAGVNWDSHAFDEVALANYSTAFTLAGSKTDFQIGADANQTIDLEIAGFSSKNMGLANVDLIEDSQSAIKKIDDALNYIGQQRSGLGAFMNRLEYTISNLSNISENVSASRSRIQDTDFATETAQLTSLQIKQQATTALLAQSNIAAESILKLLG
- the fliD gene encoding flagellar filament capping protein FliD yields the protein MPNLTFTGIGSGLQVSEIVEAIVGAETAPYVSRSNKQQSAITTDISAIGALKSALESVTNSIADLADADNYQLRRASGADSFVNLTASKDAQIGNYSVKVDALAQSHKLMSGAIGDTEAVGEGTLNIAVATSNFDIAVSATDTLSDIRDAINDSVDNDSVIATIVTDDLGQHLIMTSKETGVANAITTTVSDLSDGNDTDNLGLSRLAYDVSDVDPLNHITNLAEIDKAVDAQITVDGTLVVSSSTNEFKNVIDGVDITAKKMHDVDDDISKISFSANNANIQSGVEKFVESYNELQKLSKQLGAAGEGGTGPLAGDSLLRGVMGKLRQELSKSFDTGNGNSISLSELGVRSDRYGVLTLDSEDLNEFIESDVAGVEQFFVGSDSTDGFASSLKSLTAFYTDTDGIIQNRIDSGTSQLERIDDDRLAFGRRIESLEARLYAQYNAMDLIVAGLNSTSSYLMAQLDNMPGVVRKNK
- a CDS encoding sigma-54 dependent transcriptional regulator; protein product: MQGQKHVLVVDNDIARRDQIATVLSFVGEHFYVCPEDDIEQYFKDTDNILTVVLCGKVSDLLVDFVKKHPETPFILHDVLDATLLSGAVNVLGSLAVPLNYAQLTEQVHHCHQYHNQLPSKRNHNGPNLLFRSLVGASEPMLQVRFLIEQVACTQASVLVLGESGTGKEVVARNIHNLSDRAKGPFVPVNCGAIPGELLESELFGHEKGAFTGAISTRKGRFEMAEGGTLFLDEIGDMPQPMQVKLLRVLQERTFERVGGAKSIKTNVRIIAATHQHLEDMITAGTFREDLFYRLNVFPIETPALRDRKEDIPLLIKELISRFEAEQGQGVRFTEQAIESLKLHAWAGNVRELSNLIERMIIMFAEQVVNVSELPAKYRHIDVEEYQPEYPDELQERDAINELFSGFDYDDEEDTSSFDDQPDEASVVDVLPNDGLNLKEYLADLEVSMINQALDKNDWVVARSAELLGMRRTTLVEKMRKYNLQKNIN